A stretch of Henckelia pumila isolate YLH828 chromosome 4, ASM3356847v2, whole genome shotgun sequence DNA encodes these proteins:
- the LOC140863197 gene encoding hexose carrier protein HEX6-like — protein MAMGFVITGEAGDYNGRITLFVILSCAVAAMGGFIFGYDIGVSGGVTSMEPFLKKFFSKVFTRMIEDKDISNYCKFDSQLLTLFTSSLYLAGLITSFFASFVTKSFGRKTSMLAGGAAFLLGAALNGVAVNIYMLIFGRVLLGVGVGFTNQAVPLYLSEMALPKYRGAISNGFQLCIGIGFFAASLINYSTEKIKGGWGWRVSLAMAAVPASVLTLGALFLPDTPNSIIQRRNDHEEAKRVLQRIRGTDDIHAELEDLVRARGVPKTEKNQYKIILQRKYRPQLVMSIAIPYFQIVTGINVIGFYAPILFRTIGLGESASLMSAVLTGVVGSTTTLIAMLVVDRTGRRLLLMIGGITMLVSQVIVGGILAAKLGDHNELSKTYSYMVLTWICIYIAGFGVSWGPLGWLIPSEIFPLEIRSAGQSITVAVNFLFTFIVGQTFLAMLCRFKAGLFIFFGGWVLVMTVFVYVLLPETKNVPMEQMERIWREHWFWKKIVGNE, from the exons atggCGATGGGTTTTGTGATTACAGGTGAAGCAGGGGATTACAATGGAAGAATTACTTTATTCGTGATCTTATCTTGTGCAGTGGCCGCCATGGGAGGCTTCATCTTTGGTTATGATATTGGAGTTTCAG GTGGAGTGACCTCTATGGAGCCGTTCTTGAAGAAGTTCTTCTCAAAAGTCTTCACCAGGATGATAGAGGACAAAGATATCAGCAACTACTGTAAATTTGACAGCCAATTGCTGACATTATTCACATCCTCACTCTACTTAGCCGGCTTGATCACTTCATTTTTCGCCTCATTTGTCACCAAATCCTTTGGACGAAAAACGTCCATGCTTGCCGGAGGCGCTGCGTTTCTTCTCGGTGCAGCACTTAATGGTGTTGCCGTCAATATATACATGCTGATTTTTGGGAGAGTCCTACTTGGAGTTGGTGTCGGTTTCACCAACCAG GCAGTCCCTTTGTATCTTTCGGAAATGGCTTTGCCTAAGTACAGAGGAGCAATCAGTAATGGCTTCCAGTTATGTATAGGTATAGGGTTCTTTGCAGCAAGCCTTATTAACTACAGTACCGAAAAAATTAAAGGCGGATGGGGATGGCGAGTTTCACTCGCCATGGCTGCAGTTCCAGCGTCAGTTTTAACATTGGGAGCACTCTTTCTGCCAGACACGCCGAACAGCATCATTCAACGAAGAAACGACCATGAAGAAGCAAAGCGTGTGCTGCAAAGAATCCGAGGCACGGATGATATCCACGCAGAACTAGAAGATCTTGTCAGGGCAAGGGGCGTTCCAAAGACCGAAAAAAACCAATACAAAATCATCCTCCAACGGAAGTACAGGCCTCAACTTGTGATGTCTATCGCAATCCcatattttcagattgtaacAGGAATCAATGTGATTGGATTCTATGCGCCAATACTATTTCGTACAATTGGTTTGGGTGAAAGTGCTTCTCTCATGTCGGCGGTTCTGACCGGGGTTGTTGGCTCCACCACAACCTTGATAGCAATGCTGGTTGTGGACAGAACCGGGAGAAGGCTTTTGCTAATGATCGGCGGAATAACGATGCTAGTTTCTCAGGTGATCGTCGGTGGCATACTGGCGGCTAAGCTAGGGGATCACAATGAATTAAGCAAAACATACTCCTACATGGTTTTGACATGGATTTGCATATACATAGCTGGTTTTGGAGTTTCTTGGGGTCCATTAGGATGGCTGATTCCTAGTGAGATTTTCCCTTTGGAAATCCGATCCGCGGGACAGAGCATTACTGTGGCAGTAAATTTTCTTTTCACATTCATCGTCGGACAGACGTTCTTGGCGATGCTATGTCGTTTCAAGGCCGGCCTTTTCATCTTCTTTGGAGGGTGGGTCTTGGTGATGAC